In Primulina eburnea isolate SZY01 chromosome 3, ASM2296580v1, whole genome shotgun sequence, one DNA window encodes the following:
- the LOC140826049 gene encoding histone-lysine N-methyltransferase, H3 lysine-9 specific SUVH1-like produces MEHGLNSQPNHQPGTIDKSKVMDVRPLRCLIPVFPNPPGMPNVSTPHTAPFACVPPGGPFPPGVQPFYPFLVPNDPQHTGYGSQNQQGNFGHGSTIPAPVPLNSFRTPMPKPHGRRGRPKKNYNPPEPVVVEGDGYSDSLNDQYVNEFGLHTTDAEASNKSARRRGRPRKLRPVDGDEVDVESLANSLLALFKLNGFDDFRRASGDKETVGTILLVFSLLRRRLTQLYEANDLANGIARRPDLKAGTLLMTKGIRTNATKRIGHVPGIEVGDIFFVRMELCIVGLHSPSMAGIDYMSVKITTDEEPVAVSIVSSGGYDDEGDGGDVLIYTGQGGVQRRDGQMFDQKLERGNLALEKSLHRANDVRVIRGIKDALSTGKIYVYDGLYRIQESWAEKMSGCNVFKYKLVRVPGQPQAYSLWKSIQQWRDGTATQTGVVLPDLSSGLESQPVTLVNDVDGEKGPTHFSYILSLGYSKPFPASKPSSGCHCMGGCQPGDTHCPCNQKNDGFLPYSSIGVLLANKPLIYECGRTCACPPNCRNRMSQAGIKVRLEVFKTKNRGWGLRSWDPIRAGAFICEYAGDVINDAGGSFGNESDNNYIFDATRYYEPVEAVHDDSTGSKKAPFPLLISAKNNGNVARFMNHSCSPNLFWQPVLRESNNELYLHIAFFAIGHIPPMQELTYDYGMVLPEKGDKGKKKCLCGSVKCRGYFY; encoded by the coding sequence ATGGAGCACGGTTTGAATTCACAGCCGAATCATCAGCCAGGGACAATTGACAAGTCTAAGGTAATGGATGTGAGGCCTTTGAGATGTCTTATTCCAGTCTTCCCGAACCCACCGGGCATGCCTAATGTTTCGACCCCCCATACTGCCCCCTTTGCTTGTGTTCCGCCTGGTGGTCCTTTTCCGCCAGGAGTTCAACCATTTTACCCTTTTCTGGTTCCTAATGATCCTCAGCACACTGGTTATGGTTCTCAAAACCAGCAAGGTAATTTTGGTCACGGTAGCACTATACCAGCTCCTGTTCCATTGAATTCGTTTAGGACCCCGATGCCTAAACCACATGGCCGCCGTGGTCGGCCAAAGAAGAACTATAATCCACCTGAACCTGTAGTTGTGGAGGGTGATGGATATAGTGACTCGCTGAATGACCAATATGTGAATGAGTTTGGGTTGCATACCACTGATGCAGAGGCTTCCAATAAATCGGCGAGGCGAAGGGGCCGGCCAAGGAAGTTGAGGCCTGTCGATGGTGATGAGGTTGATGTAGAATCTCTAGCTAATAGCTTATTGGCGCTCTTTAAGCTTAATGGATTTGATGACTTTAGAAGGGCTAGTGGGGACAAGGAAACCGTTGGAACTATACTCTTGGTTTTTAGTTTACTCAGgagaagactcactcaactttaTGAAGCAAATGACTTGGCTAATGGTATTGCTAGACGTCCCGACCTAAAAGCTGGTACTCTTTTGATGACCAAGGGAATTCGGACAAACGCGACTAAGCGGATTGGGCATGTTCCGGGAATTGAAGTCGGTGATATTTTCTTTGTTAGAATGGAACTTTGCATTGTTGGGTTACACTCCCCGAGTATGGCTGGAATAGATTATATGAGTGTCAAAATTACGACTGATGAAGAACCGGTAGCAGTCAGCATAGTTTCATCTGGAGGATATGATGACGAGGGGGATGGCGGAGACGTGTTAATTTATACCGGCCAGGGTGGAGTGCAGAGAAGAGATGGACAAATGTTTGACCAGAAGCTCGAGAGGGGAAATCTTGCTCTAGAAAAAAGTCTACATCGAGCCAATGATGTGAGAGTCATAAGGGGTATTAAGGATGCTCTTTCAACTGGCAAGATCTATGTTTATGATGGCCTGTATAGAATTCAAGAATCATGGGCAGAAAAAATGTCGGGATGCAATGTTTTTAAGTATAAGTTGGTTAGGGTGCCAGGACAACCGCAAGCTTATTCACTGTGGAAATCAATTCAACAGTGGAGAGATGGAACAGCTACTCAGACTGGCGTTGTACTCCCAGATTTATCTTCGGGTTTAGAAAGTCAACCTGTCACTCTTGTGAATGATGTTGATGGTGAAAAGGGACCAACTCATTTCTCGTATATTTTGAGCCTCGGATACTCGAAGCCTTTTCCGGCATCTAAACCTTCTTCTGGTTGTCATTGCATGGGTGGATGTCAGCCCGGGGACACCCATTGCCCGTGCAATCAGAAAAATGACGGCTTTCTCCCCTATTCATCAATTGGGGTTCTTCTGGCTAACAAACCCTTGATATATGAGTGTGGGCGGACCTGTGCATGTCCTCCCAATTGCCGGAACCGTATGTCTCAAGCAGGTATTAAAGTTCGTCTTGAGGTTTTCAAAACAAAGAACAGAGGCTGGGGGCTCAGGTCTTGGGATCCGATACGTGCGGGAGCTTTTATTTGTGAATATGCGGGGGATGTCATTAATGATGCCGGTGGTAGTTTTGGTAATGAAAGTgacaataattatatttttgatgcaACCCGTTATTATGAACCAGTAGAAGCTGTCCATGATGATTCCACTGGCTCTAAGAAAGCCCCGTTTCCTCTTTTGATAAGTGCAAAGAACAATGGAAATGTAGCTCGTTTTATGAACCATAGCTGTTCGCCGAATTTATTCTGGCAGCCAGTTTTACGTGAAAGTAATAATGAATTGTATCTCCATATCGCTTTCTTTGCCATTGGACATATTCCCCCCATGCAAGAGCTGACATATGATTATGGGATGGTTCTGCCTGAGAAAGGAgacaaaggaaagaaaaagtgCTTGTGTGGATCTGTGAAATGCCGAGGGTACTTCTATTGA